From one Methanorbis furvi genomic stretch:
- a CDS encoding NAD(P)H-dependent oxidoreductase: MASILVTCYSRTGKTKLLAEAIGRGAAEVPGITVDVLAFNRVSASDFVRYDGIILGSPVYFGGVASEFKELIDDTTFVRGKLCGKVGAAFTTAGDRTGGKETAILSIVQAMLIHGMIVVGDPIANSEGNEEHSGGHYGLAADGQLNETDIEHGVTFGRYVAKIVARMAEEKSV; this comes from the coding sequence ATGGCTTCGATACTTGTTACCTGCTACAGCCGCACCGGTAAGACGAAACTCCTTGCCGAGGCGATCGGCCGCGGGGCTGCCGAGGTTCCTGGCATCACGGTTGATGTTCTTGCGTTCAACCGTGTGAGTGCGAGTGATTTTGTCCGTTATGATGGTATCATCCTCGGGTCTCCGGTCTACTTCGGCGGAGTTGCATCCGAGTTCAAGGAGCTGATTGATGATACGACATTTGTTCGGGGAAAACTCTGCGGCAAGGTTGGAGCTGCGTTCACGACGGCGGGAGACCGGACCGGAGGAAAAGAGACGGCGATTTTATCAATCGTTCAGGCGATGCTGATTCACGGAATGATTGTTGTTGGAGATCCTATTGCAAACTCGGAAGGCAACGAGGAACACTCGGGCGGGCATTACGGTCTTGCGGCTGATGGTCAGCTGAACGAAACGGATATTGAGCACGGGGTAACCTTCGGCAGATATGTGGCAAAAATTGTTGCCCGCATGGCTGAAGAAAAATCAGTGTAA
- a CDS encoding transcription factor yields the protein MTAITEEELQNPAIYQYLHKLVGDEGIELLRRCPNEELSDEDIAAKTEINLNSVRHTLYNLYEHRLAEYRRIKNSETGWLTYLWVMRMDNLNTVLKSEMETAMGKLSSRLRYDEANDFYQCKNCGIMTTFNNAVNTNFACPECGEMLVHFDDELLITALRRRVEKMQEALEDA from the coding sequence ATGACGGCAATCACCGAGGAAGAACTTCAGAATCCGGCAATATATCAGTATCTTCACAAACTTGTGGGTGATGAGGGTATTGAACTTCTCCGCCGCTGCCCGAACGAGGAGTTAAGCGATGAGGATATCGCAGCCAAGACGGAGATCAACCTGAACTCTGTCCGCCATACGCTGTATAATCTGTATGAGCACCGGCTTGCCGAGTACCGCCGCATCAAGAACAGTGAAACCGGATGGCTGACGTATCTGTGGGTGATGCGGATGGACAATCTGAATACGGTTCTGAAGTCCGAGATGGAGACGGCGATGGGAAAACTTTCCTCCCGCCTGCGATATGATGAGGCGAATGATTTCTATCAGTGCAAAAACTGCGGAATCATGACGACCTTCAATAATGCTGTGAATACGAACTTTGCCTGTCCTGAGTGCGGAGAGATGCTGGTTCACTTTGATGACGAGTTGCTGATTACTGCACTGAGACGCCGCGTCGAAAAGATGCAAGAGGCGCTCGAAGATGCGTGA
- a CDS encoding Nif3-like dinuclear metal center hexameric protein, translating to MYLSEFIKKLEEIAPPHLAEEFDNGKIGLIVEGTYDVRTVACALDATPHVTEMAAELGVDALVVHHPPFWAPMHGIVGRDADVAKPLMRENINLYAMHTNYDHADGGINDCLADELGLIDRVKGSLEIVGTMTMSFEEIASTLGCSLRVWGDLDDVTRLAVAGGSAFDWELIEEAANLGAQAYLASELKYNIARESPIPCIEATHYALEAPGMRALAKRNDWIFIEDIPETSIIV from the coding sequence ATGTACCTCAGTGAATTCATCAAAAAACTCGAGGAAATTGCACCGCCGCATCTTGCTGAGGAGTTCGACAACGGAAAAATCGGTCTGATCGTTGAAGGGACATACGATGTGAGAACGGTTGCCTGTGCGCTGGACGCAACACCCCATGTTACGGAGATGGCGGCAGAACTTGGCGTTGACGCTCTTGTTGTGCATCATCCTCCATTCTGGGCACCAATGCACGGGATTGTCGGCAGAGATGCAGATGTGGCAAAGCCATTGATGCGGGAAAATATCAATCTGTATGCGATGCACACCAACTACGATCATGCGGACGGAGGAATTAACGACTGTCTGGCCGATGAGCTCGGACTTATCGACCGCGTGAAGGGATCACTTGAGATTGTCGGAACGATGACGATGTCATTTGAAGAGATCGCATCAACGCTCGGATGCAGTCTCCGCGTCTGGGGGGATTTAGACGACGTCACACGACTTGCAGTTGCCGGAGGATCTGCATTTGACTGGGAACTGATTGAGGAGGCAGCAAATCTCGGGGCACAGGCATATCTTGCGTCGGAACTCAAGTATAACATTGCCCGCGAGTCACCAATTCCCTGCATTGAGGCAACGCATTATGCTCTTGAAGCTCCCGGCATGCGTGCTCTTGCAAAGCGGAACGACTGGATATTTATTGAGGATATTCCCGAGACTTCGATTATTGTATGA
- a CDS encoding MarR family transcriptional regulator, protein MKDEEIDWALYHLLPESRPVTISALVEQCGLSREVVEASLERMENNCLIAVMGESVNLLSLSDMLMMNQMMHDSSMPVYIENGVIKAKK, encoded by the coding sequence ATGAAGGATGAAGAGATTGACTGGGCACTCTATCACCTCCTGCCGGAAAGCAGGCCGGTGACGATCTCTGCTCTCGTTGAACAGTGCGGGCTGTCGCGCGAAGTGGTGGAAGCATCCCTTGAACGGATGGAAAACAACTGCCTCATTGCGGTGATGGGCGAGTCCGTCAATCTCTTAAGTCTCTCGGACATGCTGATGATGAATCAGATGATGCATGACTCCAGCATGCCGGTTTATATCGAAAACGGAGTTATCAAGGCGAAGAAATAA
- a CDS encoding ATP-grasp domain-containing protein, translating into MSPSVLVAGYTTRHVAASAARAGYDVYAVDHFCDQDLLWCTKDVLAFDELSELPFAIEEMLARHEVDMVVTTSGAELLKVPKRCGTDPKVAARFMDKEKTQEFFESIGVPVPRKLGDGEYPAMMKTLSGAGGWRNAIVRNDSERAAWEEFVEHEPFLMQEVIEGQPASVSCLGTGTAAKAVAANEQILRGGDSCAYAFSGSVTPCTHPLAGRMKEIAEIIVAASGCVGSVGVDFVLTDSEAYAIEINPRFQGTVETVEAATGLNLFAMHADACRGVLPSEVPAARQFCVRRIIAAPEDLVIRTDMRDLAKTITDIPYPGQSFEEGEVMFSVIGCGPTRAEAFAALDKHITDAVLHIKT; encoded by the coding sequence GTGAGTCCATCGGTTCTGGTTGCCGGATACACCACCCGCCACGTCGCTGCATCCGCAGCGCGTGCCGGATATGATGTGTATGCGGTGGATCATTTCTGTGATCAGGATCTGTTGTGGTGCACCAAAGACGTTCTCGCCTTTGACGAGCTGAGCGAACTGCCGTTCGCAATTGAAGAGATGCTCGCCCGTCATGAGGTTGATATGGTGGTGACGACCTCAGGCGCTGAACTTCTCAAGGTTCCCAAACGCTGCGGAACAGATCCAAAAGTCGCCGCACGATTCATGGACAAAGAAAAGACACAGGAGTTTTTTGAATCGATCGGTGTTCCGGTCCCAAGAAAACTCGGGGACGGCGAGTATCCGGCGATGATGAAGACGCTGTCGGGTGCCGGAGGATGGCGGAATGCCATTGTCAGAAACGACTCTGAACGTGCGGCATGGGAAGAGTTCGTGGAGCATGAACCATTCCTGATGCAGGAGGTTATCGAAGGACAGCCTGCAAGTGTCTCCTGCCTTGGCACCGGAACCGCGGCGAAAGCAGTTGCTGCAAACGAACAGATTCTTCGCGGCGGCGATTCCTGCGCGTACGCGTTTTCCGGATCGGTTACGCCGTGCACGCATCCGCTTGCCGGGCGGATGAAAGAGATCGCTGAAATTATTGTTGCGGCAAGCGGCTGCGTGGGTTCGGTTGGTGTTGATTTTGTGCTGACCGACTCAGAAGCATACGCAATTGAGATCAATCCAAGATTTCAGGGAACGGTCGAGACGGTGGAGGCGGCGACCGGTCTTAATCTGTTTGCGATGCATGCAGATGCCTGTCGCGGCGTTCTGCCGTCCGAGGTTCCTGCGGCCCGGCAGTTTTGTGTGCGGCGAATCATCGCAGCTCCTGAGGATCTTGTGATCCGCACCGACATGCGCGACCTTGCAAAAACCATCACCGACATTCCCTATCCTGGCCAGTCGTTTGAGGAGGGAGAGGTAATGTTTTCGGTGATCGGCTGCGGCCCTACCAGGGCAGAAGCCTTTGCCGCTCTGGATAAACATATTACCGACGCCGTCCTACATATAAAGACATGA
- a CDS encoding tRNA (guanine(10)-N(2))-dimethyltransferase translates to MEYRMVTEGSTTFAAPVQDENTQFPPGTAPVFYNTKMEFNRDMTVLLLSHLKPAEYLDSMAATGVRGLRVAHETGTPVIINDRDSAAVAMIEENAKVVGGDIRVTCDDANRMMCGKYFDAIDLDPFGTPAPFLDAASRAARHFLFVTATDTAPLCGAHLKAGIRRYFATPKNTEYHAEVGLRMMMGAMAKELVKYDRGMEPILSFARNHYFRSHVRVLNRVTDADRTMAEIGFVMQCPKCLYRAEQKGSLLPKSHACPYCDAETEPIGPLWMGPLQDKEVIASLIETLPSMQFGTAKQMDKVLRQLLAEPDTCTFYDYHVISRNIRVSPPPIDEMIAGLNELGYSTVRTHFSVTGIKTSAPLHVIEEWIRAWNEELGLP, encoded by the coding sequence ATGGAATACCGAATGGTTACGGAAGGCTCAACAACATTTGCCGCGCCGGTGCAGGACGAAAACACCCAGTTTCCTCCGGGAACAGCCCCGGTGTTTTACAATACGAAGATGGAGTTCAACCGCGATATGACGGTGCTCCTTCTTTCACATCTGAAGCCTGCCGAGTATCTTGACTCGATGGCCGCGACCGGCGTCCGCGGTCTTCGCGTGGCCCACGAAACTGGAACTCCGGTCATCATCAATGACCGCGACTCAGCAGCGGTTGCGATGATTGAGGAGAATGCAAAAGTTGTCGGCGGAGACATTCGCGTGACCTGCGATGATGCGAACCGGATGATGTGCGGCAAGTACTTTGATGCAATTGATCTTGATCCGTTTGGCACTCCGGCACCCTTTCTTGATGCGGCTTCGCGTGCCGCGCGACATTTTCTGTTTGTGACGGCCACTGATACGGCCCCTCTTTGCGGAGCGCATCTGAAGGCAGGGATTCGGCGATACTTTGCAACGCCGAAAAACACCGAGTATCATGCTGAGGTCGGGCTTCGGATGATGATGGGCGCAATGGCAAAGGAGCTGGTCAAGTACGATCGCGGTATGGAACCGATCTTAAGTTTTGCAAGAAATCATTACTTCCGCTCCCACGTCCGCGTCCTCAACCGGGTGACGGATGCGGATAGAACGATGGCTGAGATAGGGTTTGTGATGCAGTGTCCGAAGTGTCTCTATCGCGCTGAGCAGAAGGGGTCACTGCTGCCAAAATCTCATGCATGTCCGTACTGCGATGCAGAGACCGAACCGATAGGTCCGCTGTGGATGGGGCCTTTGCAGGACAAAGAGGTGATCGCATCCCTGATTGAGACGCTGCCCTCGATGCAGTTCGGTACCGCAAAGCAGATGGATAAAGTTCTCCGCCAGCTTCTTGCGGAGCCTGACACCTGCACCTTCTATGATTACCATGTGATCTCGCGAAACATCCGCGTCTCGCCGCCTCCAATAGATGAGATGATTGCCGGGCTGAATGAGCTTGGCTACTCTACGGTGAGGACGCATTTTTCGGTTACCGGCATTAAGACCTCAGCTCCTCTGCATGTGATCGAGGAGTGGATTAGGGCATGGAATGAGGAACTCGGACTGCCGTAA
- the cfbB gene encoding Ni-sirohydrochlorin a,c-diamide synthase, with product MKSLLISGDRSGAGKTSVTLAVAGLLAKESSVQTYKVAMDYIDTSYLAGVTGRPCYNLDTFVQTPEETAGLFAYGAKGAEYGIVEGVRGLYEGVDAFTDVGSTASVAKLFDLPVVLVVNARSITRSAAALVKGFAAFDPDVRISGVILNNVMGDRHISKAKQAIEHYCGIPVLGAVPRRPEMELAMRHLGLVPFREGSDNSEFFERIDFITNVIGEYVDMDAVRAVAKECSFPENDVSRMLSSEPASGTRIAVAYDEAFNFYYGELAAVLRSLGADVVYFSPMHDRLPDADGYIFGGGYPELFSKELEANDSMREAVLETAANDVPIYAECGGLMYLTRSLTLERGWQGREGELAAEMCGVFAGDTRMPVKKALGYVVGTANIAGRSFPIRGHEFHYSGISMDDCVKYAYRLDRGVGIADGRDGAIVHKTLGSYAHLMPVSSREMLGSFFDLV from the coding sequence ATGAAGTCGCTGCTGATCTCAGGTGACCGGTCGGGCGCAGGAAAAACGAGCGTGACGCTCGCAGTCGCAGGACTGCTTGCAAAGGAGTCTTCGGTCCAGACCTATAAGGTTGCGATGGATTACATCGATACGTCCTATCTTGCAGGGGTCACCGGCCGGCCGTGCTATAATCTTGATACCTTTGTGCAGACTCCTGAGGAAACAGCAGGGCTTTTTGCCTACGGTGCGAAAGGGGCAGAGTACGGGATTGTTGAAGGGGTCCGGGGTCTGTATGAGGGCGTCGATGCGTTTACTGATGTCGGGAGCACGGCGTCGGTTGCGAAGCTGTTTGATCTGCCGGTTGTTCTGGTGGTGAATGCGCGAAGCATTACGCGGAGCGCGGCGGCTCTCGTGAAGGGGTTTGCGGCGTTTGATCCTGATGTGCGGATTTCAGGAGTGATTTTGAATAATGTGATGGGCGACCGCCATATCAGTAAGGCGAAGCAGGCGATTGAGCATTACTGCGGCATTCCTGTTCTGGGCGCGGTGCCGCGCAGGCCAGAGATGGAGCTTGCGATGCGGCATCTGGGCCTTGTTCCGTTTCGCGAAGGGTCTGATAACTCTGAGTTTTTCGAGCGGATCGATTTTATTACCAATGTTATCGGGGAGTATGTGGATATGGACGCGGTTCGTGCGGTTGCAAAGGAGTGTTCCTTCCCGGAGAATGATGTCAGCCGGATGCTTTCTTCGGAGCCGGCGTCTGGGACGCGGATTGCGGTTGCGTATGATGAGGCGTTTAATTTCTATTACGGGGAGCTCGCGGCGGTTTTACGCAGTCTTGGTGCGGATGTTGTGTATTTTAGTCCGATGCATGACCGGTTGCCGGACGCTGACGGGTATATTTTCGGCGGCGGGTATCCTGAGCTGTTTTCAAAAGAGCTTGAGGCGAATGATTCGATGCGTGAGGCTGTGTTGGAGACCGCGGCAAATGATGTGCCGATCTATGCTGAGTGCGGAGGGTTGATGTATCTGACGCGGTCGCTAACACTTGAGCGCGGCTGGCAGGGACGGGAGGGCGAGCTTGCTGCTGAGATGTGCGGGGTGTTTGCGGGCGACACAAGGATGCCCGTCAAAAAAGCGCTTGGGTATGTGGTCGGGACGGCGAATATTGCGGGCAGGAGTTTTCCTATCCGGGGCCATGAGTTCCATTACAGCGGAATTTCTATGGATGACTGCGTGAAGTATGCGTACCGGCTCGACCGGGGTGTAGGCATTGCCGACGGCCGCGACGGTGCGATTGTGCATAAAACGCTTGGGTCATATGCGCATCTGATGCCGGTTTCCTCGCGTGAAATGCTTGGGAGTTTCTTTGATCTTGTGTGA
- a CDS encoding tRNA (cytidine(56)-2'-O)-methyltransferase — protein MLKPESYILRIGHRPERDQRVTTHVGLCSRALGASGMYLAADDKKVADSIADVAHRFGGTYFCENNVKWKSCINNFKKNGGKVVHLTMYGLRLQDVIADIRKEEKVLIVVGAEKVPGDMYELADYNVAVANQPHSEISALALCLDHLYEGKELDLAFPDAELEVLPTKIGKTTIKHDEHSGDDA, from the coding sequence ATGCTCAAACCAGAATCCTATATCTTACGAATCGGCCACCGGCCCGAACGCGATCAGCGGGTGACCACCCATGTCGGACTGTGTTCCCGCGCTCTTGGAGCAAGCGGCATGTACCTTGCCGCAGACGACAAAAAAGTTGCCGACAGCATTGCTGATGTTGCCCACCGGTTTGGCGGAACCTACTTCTGCGAAAACAATGTCAAATGGAAAAGCTGCATCAACAACTTCAAGAAAAACGGCGGAAAAGTTGTTCACCTTACCATGTACGGCCTGCGGCTTCAGGATGTGATCGCTGACATCCGCAAAGAGGAAAAAGTTTTGATCGTGGTCGGCGCAGAAAAAGTTCCAGGCGACATGTATGAGCTTGCGGACTACAATGTTGCGGTTGCCAACCAGCCGCACTCTGAGATCTCAGCACTCGCACTCTGTCTGGATCATCTCTACGAGGGAAAAGAGCTTGACCTTGCATTCCCTGACGCCGAGCTTGAGGTTCTGCCGACAAAAATCGGCAAGACGACCATCAAACACGATGAACATTCTGGTGACGACGCGTGA
- a CDS encoding 4Fe-4S binding protein — MKLMVTFDREGVQDANIANAILKSGVPVNVERAQIDGDDGWTLLDVADDKAEMFIAALRHPGVEVRIQKDAVSHNITECVDCGLCISICQKQVFSFDDSWQLQVNSERCVLCGRCATYCPQRALSLQK, encoded by the coding sequence ATGAAGCTCATGGTTACTTTTGATCGCGAAGGAGTGCAGGATGCAAACATCGCGAACGCGATTCTGAAATCAGGTGTTCCGGTCAATGTCGAGCGCGCCCAGATTGACGGCGATGACGGCTGGACTCTGCTTGACGTTGCGGACGATAAGGCTGAGATGTTCATCGCAGCCCTTCGTCATCCGGGAGTGGAGGTCAGGATCCAGAAGGATGCGGTCTCCCACAACATAACCGAGTGTGTCGACTGCGGTCTGTGCATCAGCATCTGTCAAAAGCAGGTGTTCTCCTTCGATGATTCATGGCAGCTTCAGGTCAACTCGGAACGCTGTGTGCTCTGCGGCCGCTGCGCAACCTACTGTCCGCAGCGTGCGCTGAGTCTGCAGAAATGA
- a CDS encoding homocysteine biosynthesis protein produces the protein MYKSIDDINERIRDGSVRVVTAEEMPDIVDELGVSGALREVDVVTTGTFGAMCSSGAFLNFGHSEIPIRMEKMWLNGVEAYAGIAAVDCYIGATQESITKGIEYGGAHVIEDLIAGKAVELRARGKGTDCYPRQSITNEFTLADLNQAIMLNPRNSYQCYNAATNMTNRPIKTYMGYLLPGHRNITYSGAGALSPLPNDPTFSVIGSGTPIFLGGANGTVVGEGTQHSPGAGFGTLMTTGDIKEMSLEYIRAATMTGYGVTMYVGVGVPIPLLNEDIVKHTAVRDEDLVTSIVDYGTQFRDRPVVKKVTYQELKSGSVEIDGEEIKTSPLSSYKKAREVANELKARIENGSFLMASATRPINAVKKNRPMSEHGVVRRVSEMMVATFVTITGEKSVKEAATLLLKANTNHLPVIDAENRLTGIVTTFDISKAFARDEEDRSVSNIMTRNVITAVPDEPVDLAARRLLQHNIGALVVVDPAKKVLGMLNSQDLGDLVGERWHQ, from the coding sequence ATGTACAAATCCATCGATGATATCAACGAACGTATCCGCGATGGAAGCGTGCGGGTTGTAACGGCCGAAGAGATGCCGGACATCGTCGATGAACTCGGAGTGTCTGGAGCCCTCCGGGAAGTGGACGTAGTCACAACCGGCACCTTCGGAGCAATGTGCTCATCAGGAGCGTTCCTCAACTTCGGCCACTCAGAAATACCAATCCGCATGGAAAAGATGTGGCTCAACGGCGTTGAAGCATATGCAGGCATTGCAGCGGTAGACTGCTATATCGGTGCAACACAGGAATCAATCACCAAAGGCATCGAGTACGGCGGTGCCCACGTCATTGAAGATCTCATTGCCGGAAAAGCAGTTGAGCTGCGGGCACGCGGCAAAGGAACAGACTGTTACCCCCGCCAGTCAATCACCAACGAGTTCACGCTCGCCGATCTCAATCAGGCGATCATGCTCAATCCGCGCAACTCCTATCAGTGCTACAACGCGGCAACCAACATGACCAACCGCCCGATCAAAACCTACATGGGATACCTTCTGCCGGGTCACCGCAACATCACCTACTCAGGTGCCGGAGCTCTCTCGCCTCTTCCCAATGATCCGACATTTTCGGTGATCGGTTCAGGAACCCCGATTTTCCTCGGCGGCGCGAACGGAACTGTCGTCGGCGAAGGAACCCAGCACTCGCCGGGCGCAGGGTTTGGAACCCTCATGACGACAGGCGACATCAAGGAGATGTCGCTTGAGTACATCCGTGCAGCAACCATGACCGGTTACGGCGTTACCATGTATGTCGGCGTCGGTGTTCCGATTCCTCTCTTAAACGAGGATATCGTCAAACACACCGCTGTCAGAGACGAGGATCTTGTGACCAGCATTGTGGACTATGGCACCCAGTTCCGCGACCGTCCGGTTGTGAAGAAGGTCACATACCAGGAACTGAAGAGCGGATCGGTTGAGATCGACGGCGAAGAGATCAAAACCTCACCGCTCTCCAGCTACAAAAAAGCCCGCGAAGTTGCCAATGAACTGAAGGCAAGAATTGAAAACGGCTCATTCCTCATGGCCAGCGCAACCCGCCCGATAAATGCTGTAAAAAAGAACAGACCCATGTCAGAACACGGCGTTGTCCGTCGTGTGAGTGAGATGATGGTCGCAACCTTTGTAACCATCACCGGCGAGAAGAGTGTCAAGGAAGCGGCGACTCTTCTTCTCAAAGCAAACACGAATCATCTGCCGGTCATTGATGCGGAAAACCGGCTGACAGGAATTGTCACCACATTTGACATCTCCAAAGCCTTCGCCCGCGATGAAGAGGACCGGTCGGTTTCCAATATTATGACCCGCAATGTGATCACCGCAGTGCCGGACGAGCCGGTCGACCTTGCGGCACGCAGGCTTCTGCAGCACAATATCGGTGCACTTGTCGTCGTTGATCCTGCCAAAAAAGTTCTCGGTATGCTGAACTCACAGGATCTTGGTGATCTTGTCGGAGAGAGGTGGCATCAATGA
- a CDS encoding UPF0280 family protein: MIREHFEYRQTITTILADDRHHIDAAKAGMIAARKELESYLCADPFFGTSYSPVPAEAGAPLIVQRMADACREADVGPMAAVAASIAWAGVEAMVEAGAVFGLIDNGGDIVFVADRLVRVGIYAGNAPVSGKYAFVVPQASGIRGICTSSATVGPSVSFGIADAVVVFSSNPAKADAWATSLCNTILPTADGLTVPSAADIDAVYAVVGDWTAAWGDLPEIVPAAVRYDLITKGE; the protein is encoded by the coding sequence ATGATCCGCGAACACTTCGAGTACCGCCAGACCATCACCACCATTCTCGCTGATGACCGGCATCATATTGATGCGGCAAAGGCGGGAATGATCGCCGCACGGAAGGAACTTGAGTCCTATCTCTGTGCGGACCCGTTTTTTGGAACCTCCTACTCACCTGTTCCTGCCGAAGCCGGAGCGCCGCTTATCGTACAGAGGATGGCGGACGCATGCAGGGAAGCAGATGTCGGCCCGATGGCTGCGGTTGCCGCATCGATTGCATGGGCCGGAGTTGAGGCTATGGTTGAAGCAGGTGCCGTGTTTGGTCTCATCGACAACGGCGGCGACATCGTTTTTGTCGCTGACCGTCTGGTTCGCGTGGGAATCTATGCAGGAAATGCACCGGTGTCGGGAAAGTATGCGTTTGTTGTGCCGCAAGCAAGCGGTATTCGCGGCATATGCACATCGTCTGCGACGGTCGGCCCTTCGGTCTCGTTTGGTATTGCTGATGCGGTGGTGGTGTTTTCAAGCAATCCTGCCAAAGCAGATGCATGGGCAACCTCACTGTGCAATACGATACTGCCAACAGCGGACGGTCTTACAGTTCCGTCCGCGGCGGATATTGATGCGGTGTATGCTGTTGTCGGTGATTGGACTGCTGCGTGGGGCGACCTGCCGGAGATTGTTCCGGCAGCGGTCAGGTATGATCTGATCACCAAAGGTGAGTGA
- a CDS encoding Dabb family protein yields MITNTLLIKLKDQKNIDQAKSTLLSMKGNIDVLRDVQVEKNIRPGPSAYDILLVTHFSSIEDMNAYLIHPFHVEVSKYIAGVVETSASVCYEK; encoded by the coding sequence ATGATAACCAACACCCTGCTCATCAAACTCAAAGACCAGAAAAACATCGACCAGGCAAAATCAACACTTCTCAGCATGAAAGGAAACATCGACGTTCTGCGTGACGTCCAGGTCGAAAAAAACATCCGCCCAGGCCCGTCTGCATATGACATTCTCTTAGTCACGCACTTCTCCTCAATCGAAGACATGAACGCATACCTGATTCACCCATTTCATGTCGAAGTATCCAAGTACATCGCAGGCGTAGTGGAAACATCAGCATCAGTATGTTATGAAAAATAG
- a CDS encoding HDIG domain-containing metalloprotein: MRESYENILFSAGCDAGVVKHCRVVAETAMQFSGDSVDDSLVCAGSMLHDIGRSKTHDISHAQEGAEICRRLGESDALRKIVLKHTGAGLTADECTILGLEPIDCMPQTLEEKIVAHADNLVKSSKVITIEERMMRIADLSTRSKRRIWRLAMEVELLSE; encoded by the coding sequence ATGCGTGAGAGTTACGAAAATATTCTTTTTTCCGCAGGTTGCGATGCGGGTGTTGTCAAACATTGCAGGGTTGTTGCCGAGACTGCGATGCAGTTTTCAGGAGATTCGGTGGATGATTCTCTGGTGTGTGCAGGATCAATGCTGCATGACATCGGCAGATCAAAGACGCATGATATTTCCCATGCACAGGAGGGAGCAGAGATCTGCCGAAGGCTTGGAGAATCTGATGCGCTCAGAAAAATTGTTCTCAAACACACGGGTGCCGGCCTCACTGCTGATGAGTGTACGATTCTCGGACTTGAGCCGATCGATTGCATGCCGCAGACGCTTGAAGAGAAGATTGTGGCGCATGCGGATAATCTGGTGAAGAGTTCGAAGGTAATTACGATTGAGGAGCGGATGATGCGAATTGCGGATCTGTCAACGAGGTCGAAACGGCGGATCTGGCGGCTCGCGATGGAGGTCGAGTTACTTTCTGAGTAA